Within the uncultured Draconibacterium sp. genome, the region GCATTTGAAATAATACTTTCCATTTATTATGCAATGTTGGTATAGACAGCCTGAACGTCTTCGTCCTCTTCCATTCTATCCAACATCTTTTCAATTTCTTCCATCTGCTCTTCGGTAAATTCAACCGGAGTAGTTGGAATACGTTGCAATTCTGCTTTTTTAACGTCTATTTCCAGCTCTTCAAATTTATGCGCCATGTCGCTAAAGCTGGTGTATTCGCCATAAGCGTAATACGTTCCTTCGTTCTCTTCAATTTCATCCAAACCGGCATCAATCAGCTCCAGCTCAATATCTTCCAGTTCCATACCTTCCGGCATATCAAACTCGAAAACAGCTTTTCGTGAAAACATAAATTCCAATGAACCGTTAGGAACCTGACCACCACCGGCTTTGTTAAAATAACTTTTAACGTTAGCAACTGTACGGGTTGTATTATCGGTTGCTGCCTCAACAAAAACCAATACGCCGTGCGGGCCTTTTCCTTCGTAGGTTGTTTCAATATATGCCGTTGCATCTTTTCCCGATGCACGTTTAATAGCCGCATCAATATTCGCCTTTGGCATGTTTTGCGCCTTGGCGTTCATGATAGCCGTACGTAGTGCAGGATTCAAATCCGCTTCAGGGCCACCTTCTTTTGCTGCAATGGTTATTTTCTTCGAAAGTTTTGGAAAAACTCTCGACATTTTATCCCAGCGTTTCTCCTTCGCTGCCCTCCGGTATTCAAATGCTCTTCCCATGAATAAGTCTGTTTTGAAATTTTGTGCGAAAATAAATACAGAAAACCTAATTACCAAAAACAGTGCAGGTGTTTTTACCTTTATTGCACTTCCGGTAACAATTTCTGTTCGATTTAAAAAGAAAAATATAGTACGACATTTGACCTAAACCGAAATCTTCTTCGGTTTACAAACTTTATCTTCCTTTTTCACTTTGGCGCCACATTTTTTGCAGCTGTATTTTGGATCTTCTTTATCTTGAAATCCCTTTTTTTTACATGCTTTTTTGCTCATCTCCAACTTTCCTGTTCACGATGTACTACAACAACATTCACAGGATAATTGTTTTGCAAATACTCTCCAATTTTCTCGGCCGAATATACCGACCGGTGTTGTCCGCCGGTACACCCAAAACCAAGCGATAGATGTGTAAATCCACGTTCGAGATAAACTTTCACCGATTGATCGACAAGTACTTTTACCGCATCAATAAAAAGTCTGATCTCCGATTTTTGCTCTAGGAATTCCTGAACCGACATATCCTTACCACTAAGCTGTTTGTACTCTTCGTAACGTCCCGGATTATTTATCGCACGGCAATCGAAAACATGGCCGCCTCCATTTCCAGACG harbors:
- a CDS encoding YebC/PmpR family DNA-binding transcriptional regulator, with protein sequence MGRAFEYRRAAKEKRWDKMSRVFPKLSKKITIAAKEGGPEADLNPALRTAIMNAKAQNMPKANIDAAIKRASGKDATAYIETTYEGKGPHGVLVFVEAATDNTTRTVANVKSYFNKAGGGQVPNGSLEFMFSRKAVFEFDMPEGMELEDIELELIDAGLDEIEENEGTYYAYGEYTSFSDMAHKFEELEIDVKKAELQRIPTTPVEFTEEQMEEIEKMLDRMEEDEDVQAVYTNIA